The genomic window GCTCAACCGCTTGAACGCCTTGTTGCTCCCACAAGGGATGAGGCATGCCGACTTTGTCGAATACGACGTTGTTCCAGCCGCTTGGACGGGTCGGGTCTTTATAGAAGCCGCGCATATAGGCATACAGATAATCCGCGCCTTTAGAACGGGCAATCAGCGTCAGATCCGGAGGAGCCGCACCAAACCATTTGGCAGCATCTTTAGGATTCATCGCCGCCAACATGACATCACCGACGTTGTCTGTTGTAAACATCAGGTTTTTCTTGATTTCTTCATCAGTCAAACCGATGTCCTTCAAACGGTTGAAACGCATACCGCTTGCCGAGTGGCAGGATAAGCAGTAGTTGGTGAAAATTTGAGCACCGTGCTGCAAGCTGACTTGGTCGCGCAGGTCAATCTCGACTTTTTCATAGTGTCCGCCACCGCTGGCGACGGCGGCACTCATAGGCACTGCCAGTAACAAGGCAGCAAACCAGTTTTTCAGGGTATGTTTCATTTTCGCTGCCCTCATCAGATATTGGTTGCAAACAGGTAAGCACCCACTGCGGTAATACCGACATAAACAAAGAACATGATTTTTTGTTTAGTGGTGCTCATGGTTACGCGTTCCGGAACCGGTTTGTTTGTATCCAGTTTGGTATAGAACGGCATACCCAGGAAGAATGCAAAATAGACGACGGACAGGATGCGCGCAACCAAAGTACGGGTATCGGTTGCCACCATCGCCCCCAAAATACCCAAACCGATAAAGGCAATGATGAACAGAACCAACGCAGTTTTGAAAATCGGACCGCGATAGCGGACGGATTTAACTTCACCCTTATCCAACCAAGGCAACAGGGCAATCAGGACAACTGCCGCGCCCATACCGATTACACCCCAAACCTGAGTACC from Neisseria sp. DTU_2020_1000833_1_SI_GRL_NUU_006 includes these protein-coding regions:
- a CDS encoding cytochrome c1 yields the protein MKHTLKNWFAALLLAVPMSAAVASGGGHYEKVEIDLRDQVSLQHGAQIFTNYCLSCHSASGMRFNRLKDIGLTDEEIKKNLMFTTDNVGDVMLAAMNPKDAAKWFGAAPPDLTLIARSKGADYLYAYMRGFYKDPTRPSGWNNVVFDKVGMPHPLWEQQGVQAVELDAKGQPVMVKDEHGELKPKLYWESTGAHSRRLPNGKVVQTEYDAYVRDLVNYLVYMGEPAQLQRKRTGYIVLMFLLAVMLPLAYFLKKEYWKDVH